The Daucus carota subsp. sativus chromosome 2, DH1 v3.0, whole genome shotgun sequence genome includes a window with the following:
- the LOC108208380 gene encoding polygalacturonase QRT3, translating to MKMQPFAFRSAALLFLVMFLFVNEISCNFLKQKKLYEFETKLLHKASEAAAAPTPSTSPKSFGRVFYPIGYGADPTGVHDSSDAILKTMEAAIASEKQGLQLMPGITDMGGVLIDLQGGSFKINKPIRLPAYTGNLVMQGGTFRASESFPTDRHLVELWSPHSVKLDDLEVANLDGFSDQKVQANGIYYEAITFRDILFDSAFRGGGIFVVDSARIRIVDCFFLHFKTQGIQVQKGHETFISTCFLGEHPTVGGDKGERNFEGTAIDLASNDNAVTDVAIFSAAVGITLRGPANMITGVHCYNKATFFGGVGILVKSGQTRIDNSYLDYNSIIIEDPSQVHVTNGFFLGEGNVVLKAIRGKISGLTIVDNMFTGNAKSSKPTISLDGKFTDIDQVVIAQNTVNGMRLKSTVAKMVVAAKGKKWTADFSSLLVFPNQINHVQYSVYLPGSAGKIAGHALTKIADNVVVVESEKEVTGFISVEVDQYNMAEEKNLFI from the exons ATGAAAATGCAGCCTTTTGCATTTAGATCAGCTGCACTTCTGTTCTTAGTTATGTTTCTGTTTGTAAACGAAATATCATGTaattttctcaaacaaaagaAACTATATGAATTCGAAACCAAGCTTCTTCACAAAGCCTCAGAAGCAGCAGCTGCTCCAACGCCTTCAACCAGTCCTAAG AGTTTTGGAAGAGTGTTTTATCCGATTGGGTACGGAGCTGACCCGACTGGGGTGCATGACAGCAGTGATGCAATACTCAAAACAATGGAGGCAGCCATAGCGAGTGAAAAACAAGGGCTGCAACTCATGCCGGGGATTACAGACATGGGGGGAGTTCTTATTGATTTACAAGGTGGTAGTTTCAAGATCAACAAGCCCATTAGGCTCCCTGCTTATACCGGCAATCTCGTG ATGCAAGGAGGGACATTTCGCGCATCAGAGTCATTTCCAACTGATCGTCATTTAGTTGAACTATGGTCACCACACTCTGTCAAACTTGATGATCTAGAGGTGGCTAATCTGGATGGATTCTCGGACCAGAAAGTCCAAGCCAATGGGATCTACTATGAGGCCATCACTTTCAGAGACATTCTCTTCGATTCAGCTTTCCGAGGAGGGGGGATTTTTGTTGTTGATTCTGCTAGAATCCGAATTGTGGATTGCTTCTTTCTCCACTTTAAGACACAAGGCATTCAAGTGCAAAAAGGCCATGAAACTTTCATTTCAACTTGTTTTCTTGGTGAGCATCCGACTGTAGGGGGCGATAAAGGTGAAAGGAACTTTGAAGGCACGGCTATTGATCTTGCTAGCAACGACAATGCAGTCACTGATGTGGCTATTTTCTCAGCAGCCGTTGGAATTACATTGAGAGGACCTGCTAATATGATTACAGGTGTACATTGTTACAACAAAGCTACCTTTTTTGGCGGTGTTGGAATCTTGGTCAAGTCCGGACAGACTCGAATTGACAATTCTTACTTGGATTACAATTCCATAATCATTGAGGATCCTTCTCAAGTCCATGTCACTAATGGATTTTTCCTCGGAGAAGGAAATGTTGTTCTTAAAGCGATTAGAGGGAAGATATCTGGACTGACTATTGTTGATAACATGTTCACTGGAAATGCTAAAAGTTCCAAACCAACTATAAGCTTAGACGGGAAATTTACAGATATTGATCAAGTTGTGATTGCTCAGAACACGGTGAATGGAATGAGATTGAAATCCACGGTTGCAAAGATGGTTGTGGCTGCAAAAGGGAAAAAATGGACAGCGGATTTCTCATCACTCCTGGTGTTTCCTAATCAAATAAATCATGTCCAGTACTCGGTTTATCTTCCGGGATCTGCAGGAAAGATTGCAGGGCATGCCTTGACAAAGATCGCGGATAATGTTGTGGTTGTTGAAAGCGAGAAGGAGGTTACTGGCTTTATTTCTGTGGAAGTTGATCAGTATAATATGGCTGAGGAGAAGAATCTATTTATTTAA
- the LOC108208562 gene encoding GDSL esterase/lipase At1g06990, which produces MALSIFTFLFILLQLFNILLTCNALPKFSAILIFGDSLLDTGNNNFIPSFAQANHPPYGVSFPGGVATGRFSDGKLMSDFLAEALGIKQLVPPFMDPKLPPSELPTGVCFASAGAGYDDKTSATQVIPVTEQYQKHFKDYKQKLIATVGDKKAADILQNSFMFSTSGSNDMALNFYANPLQAGSIDQYQNFLIGNIAKFIKSLYADGCRNMAIAGLPPICGPLSAGGILGCVFDNNSDANVYNRKLQAMLTQLQSSLPGSKLVYADIFTPLVQISSDPLSHGILFPINCCGEGFPTMAATCNEFVLTCPNPGSYMLWDSVHPTQAVYRVMTDFLIKNVLSQF; this is translated from the exons ATGGCTCTTTCAATCTTTAcgtttttgtttattttacttCAACTTTTCAACATTTTGTTGACATGCAATGCACTACCAAAATTCTCTGCAATTCTAATCTTTGGTGATTCTTTGTTGGACacaggaaataataattttatcccTTCTTTTGCGCAAGCAAACCATCCACCTTATGGTGTATCATTTCCTGGTGGCGTTGCCACGGGTAGATTTTCTGATGGCAAACTCATGTCGGATTTTCTGGCTGAAGCTCTAGGTATCAAGCAGTTGGTTCCTCCTTTCATGGACCCGAAATTGCCTCCATCAGAGCTCCCTACAGGTGTCTGTTTCGCATCAGCAGGAGCAGGCTATGATGACAAGACGAGTGCAACACAGGTTATTCCAGTGACAGAACAGTACCAAAAACATTTCAAGGATTATAAACAGAAGCTTATTGCAACCGTAGGAGACAAAAAAGCTGCAGATATTCTTCAGAATTCTTTCATGTTCTCTACTTCAGGAAGTAATGATATGGCCCTCAACTTCTATGCAAACCCACTGCAAGCTGGATCAATTGATCAATACCAAAACTTTTTGATAGGTAACATTGCAAAGTTTATAAAG TCATTATATGCTGATGGATGCCGGAACATGGCTATAGCCGGGCTTCCTCCCATTTGCGGGCCTCTTTCCGCTGGGGGAATACTGGGATGTGTTTTTGACAATAATTCAGATGCTAATGTGTATAACAGGAAGCTCCAAGCAATGTTAACTCAGTTGCAATCCTCACTTCCTGGGAGCAAACTCGTTTATGCTGATATTTTCACACCCTTGGTACAAATATCCTCCGATCCATTAAGCCATG GTATATTATTCCCCATAAATTGCTGCGGAGAAGGATTTCCAACAATGGCAGCAACATGCAATGAATTTGTGCTAACTTGTCCGAACCCAGGAAGCTACATGCTGTGGGATTCAGTACATCCTACCCAAGCTGTGTATCGAGTCATGACtgattttcttattaaaaatgTTCTTTCTCAATTTTAA
- the LOC108206128 gene encoding thioredoxin O2, mitochondrial, with product MRGISGIRRLVNTRNIRQLSSSSILPKTKTLASSSSSSSSPALRASPQSVTHPRPSFHFPPFSYRNYSSSSAGPSNIVMVESEEQFNSSMRKVKDNSQPAIYYFTAVWCPPCKLLSPIIGQLSEKYPHVTTYKVDIDHKELGNVLSKLDINSVPRLHFFHNGEKASEVVGADVERIKDTMEKLYK from the exons atgaGAGGAATATCAGGAATTCGTCGTCTCGTCAACACTAGAAATATCAGacaattatcatcatcatcaatcctccccaaaaccaaaaccctagcttcatcatcatcatcatcatcatcacctgCACTAAGAGCGTCTCCACAGTCTGTCACGCATCCCAGGCCCTCGTTTCACTTCCCCCCATTTTCCTACCGAAATTACAGCTCTTCTTCCGCAG GTCCATCAAATATTGTAATGGTTGAATCTGAAGAGCAGTTTAATAGTTCGATGCGCAAGGTGAAAG ATAACTCACAGCCAGCAATATATTACTTCACTGCGGTCTGGTGTCCACCAT GTAAGTTGTTATCTCCTATTATTGGTCAATTGAGTGAGAAGTACCCTCATGTTACCACGTATAAGGTCGACATCGATCAT AAGGAACTTGGGAATGTGTTGAGCAAGCTAGATATCAACTCTGTG CCGAGATTACATTTCTTCCATAATGGAGAAAAGGCCTCTGAAGTAGTTGGTGCTGATGTTGAGCGGATAAAGGATACGATGGAAAAGCTCTACAAGTGA